GTCGCCCCAGGCGGCGACGGTCTTGGCCACGAGCCCGAGCGAGACGGAGACGATGCCGCGCACGGAGGAGTCGCCGCGCCCGAGCTCTTCGGTGACGAGGCAGTACGCGAGGTGGTCCCCGCCCGAGCCGCCGTACTCCTCGGGGACGGTCAGACCGAGGAACCCGAGCGCGCCGAGCTTGCGCACGATCCCCCGGTCGACGCTCTCGGCCCGGTCCCAGGCGGCGGCGTGGGGGGCCACCTCGCGCCGGACGAAGTCCCGGGCGAGCCGGCGGACGGCCTCCTGCTCCTCGCTGAGCTCCAGGTTCACGCGCACTCCCCTTTTAATTACCAGCGCTAGTTTTTTTTGGGCAGCCCTACTATGTGCCGCATGGCCAGACCGCGCAAGCCCCTCCTCAGCCGAGCCCGCATCGTCGACGCGGCGGCCGCCCTGATCGACGCGGAGGGGCTGGAGGCGGTCTCGACGCGCCGCCTCGCGGCGGAGCTGGGCGTCAGCGGACCGTCGCTGTACAACCACTTCCGCACCAAGGACGAGATCCTCGAGGCGGTCGCGGACGCGGTGAGCGCGCAGGTCGACCTGACGATGTTCGACGAGGGCGACGACCGCGACTGGCGGACGGCGCTGCACGACTGGGCGGTCTCCTACCGGGCCGCCCTCACCGACCACCCGAACATCGTCCCCGTGCTCGCCAGCGGCCCCGGGCGGCGGCCCGCCGGGCTGCGCGTCGCGGACGCGGTCTTCGGGGCGATGGTCCGCGCGGGCTGGCCGCCCGCGCAGGCGACGCACATCGGCGCGCTCATGCGGTACTTCATCACGGGCTCGGCGCTGGGCTCGTTCGCGCGCGGGTTCGTCGACGACGAGACGGCCTACGACCCGGCGGACTACCCGCACCTGGGCCGGGCGCACCTGCTGGCCGAGCACCGGGAGAAGGTCGACGAGGGCGCCTTCGAGACGGGCCTGCGGGCGCTGCTCGACGGACTCGCCGTGCAGTACGCGGCCCTGGCGCGCGCCTGACCCGCCCCCGGCGCCCCGCCCGCGCCCCGACACCGGCCGGTCACGGCCAGGGCGGGGACGCGGACCCGGCTCGGGCCGGGACGCGGGGGCGCCGGTCGTACGGGGGTCGGCGCGGGGCGTGGGGACGGGGTCGGCACCGGTCGTACCGGGCGTGGTCGACGCCGGTCGTACCGGGCGTGGTCGACGCCGGTCGCGGGGCGCGGCGTCAGCGCCGGCCGGCCCCGGCGGCACGGGAGGCGAGGACCTTGATCGAGAGCAGCGCGACCACCGCCAGCACCATGATGTAGGCGGCCACGGACATCGAGGTGCCGGTCGCCTCCAGGAGCAGCACCATCAGGAACGGGGCGAGGCCGCCGCCGAGCACGGCGGCGATCTGGTAGCCGAGCGAGGCGCCGGTGTACCGCGTCTCCGCCGAGAAGAGCTCGGCGAAGAGCGCCGCCTGCGGGCCGTACATGATGCTGAGGAAGCAGCTGGCGACGAAGGTGCCCGCCGCCAGCCAGAGCAGCGAGGCCGTGTCGATGAGCAGGAACATGGGCACCGCCCACACCAGCAGCCCGGCCGCGCCGAACGCGTACACCCGCAGCCGGCCGACCCGGTCCGACAGGGCCGCCGCCGCGGGGATCAGCGCCAGCTGCGTGAGGCTCACGCAGAGGGAGACCGTCAGCACGGCGCTGCGCTCCATGGCCAGCTCGCGGGTGGCGTAGTCGAGGACGCCGGTGACGACGATGTAGAAGGTGGCGGTGTTCACCGCGAACGAGCCGCCGGCCAGCAGCACGGTGCCGAGCTGGTGGCGCAGGACCGTCCGCAGCGGGGATCGGGGCCGCTCCTTCTCCTGCGCGGCGAGGGCCCGTTCGGCCGCCCGGAACTCCGGCGTCTCCTCGACCCGCGTGTGGATGTACCAGGCGAGGCCGAGGACGAGGAAGCCCACGAGGAACGGCACCCGCCAGGCCCAGCCGGCGAACGCCGCGTCACCGGTGAGCGCGCCCGCCGCGAGGAAGACGGTGTTCGCGGTGACCACGCCGATCGGCACGCCCAGCTGGACGAGGCTGCCGTACAGGCCCCGTCTGCCCTCGGGGGCGTACTCGGTGGCCATGAGCATCGCGCCGCCCCACTGGGCACCGACGGCGAGGCCCTGGAGGACGCGCAGGAGGACGAGGAGCACCGGGGCGGCGATGCCGATCGTCTCGTACGTGGGGAGCAGGCCGATGCCCGCGGTGGCGACGCCCATCAGGGTGAGGGCGAGGACCAGCATCGGCTTGCGGCCGCGCCGGTCGCCCAGGTGGCCCGCGATGACGCCGCCGATGGGGCGGGCGAGGAAGCCGACGGCGAAGGTGGCGAAGGCGGCGAGGACGCCCGCCGAGGGGCTGGCGGCCGGGAAGTAGAGGTCGCCGAGGACGAGGGCGGCGGCGATGCCGAAGACGAAGTAGTCGTACCACTCGACGGCCGAGGCGAGGGCGGCGGCGGTGGCCACCTTGCGCCGGTGGCGGTCGGTGGGGGCGGCGGTGGCGGGGGCGGAAGGGGGTGCCGTGTCCATGGGAGCACGCTCCGGTGGGTGCGGGACGGAAGGGGGGCGGCGCCTGACTGCCGGGACCGTACCGACCGGCTGGTATGGAGTCAACGGGCTGGACCGCAACGCTTCTGCGGCGGCGGCGCGGCCCCCCGGCGCCCCTTCCCACGTGCGGGTACGTCCGCCGGCCCGGCCCACCGGGGCAGCACGGGCACCCCGGCCGCGCACGGTGCGGCCGGGGTGTCTCGCGGGTGCGTCAGAAGACGACCAGGGCGCGCCCGCCCTTCCCCGCCAGCATGGCGTCGAACGCTGCCGGGATGTCCGCCAGGCCGATCCGGTCGGTGACGAGGAGTCCGAGGTCGAGGCGGCCGGCGCGGACGTGGTCGGCGAGCACGGGCAGGTCGCGGGCGGGGTCGCAGTTGCCGTAGACGCAGCCGGACAGCGTGCGGCCCCAGTGGAAGATCTCCAGGGCGTTGAACGTCACCTGCTGGTCCTTGCCTCCGATGCCGACGACCGTGGTGCGGCCGCCACGCCGGGTGGAGTCCCAGGCGGTCCGGATGGTGGCGGCCCGGCCGACGCACTCGACGGCCACGTCGGCGCCCCGGCCGCCGGTGAACCCGCGCACCTCCCGGGCGGTGGCGTCCGAGGCGACGACGAAGTCGGTGGCCCCGGCGGCCTTCGCCAGGGCCTCCTTCTCCGGCGAGACGTCCACCGCGACGATCGGCCCGGCGCCGGCGATGCGGGCCGCCTGGAGGGCCGCCAGGCCGACCCCGCCGACCCCGACGACGACGACCGACTCGCCCTCGCGGACGCGGGCGGAGTGGTGCACGGCGCCGTAGCCGGTGAGCACGGCGCAGCCGAGCAGGGCGGCGTCGGTCAGCGGCACGCCGTCGGGGACGGGCAGGACGCACCGGGCGGGGACGACCGTCTCCTCGGCGAACGCGGCGACGTTCAGGCCCGGGTGGAGCGGGGTGCCGTCCTCGGTGGCGGCGTACACGCGGCCCACGCCGGCCAGGGCG
This portion of the Streptomyces changanensis genome encodes:
- a CDS encoding TetR/AcrR family transcriptional regulator, whose protein sequence is MARPRKPLLSRARIVDAAAALIDAEGLEAVSTRRLAAELGVSGPSLYNHFRTKDEILEAVADAVSAQVDLTMFDEGDDRDWRTALHDWAVSYRAALTDHPNIVPVLASGPGRRPAGLRVADAVFGAMVRAGWPPAQATHIGALMRYFITGSALGSFARGFVDDETAYDPADYPHLGRAHLLAEHREKVDEGAFETGLRALLDGLAVQYAALARA
- a CDS encoding MFS transporter, which encodes MDTAPPSAPATAAPTDRHRRKVATAAALASAVEWYDYFVFGIAAALVLGDLYFPAASPSAGVLAAFATFAVGFLARPIGGVIAGHLGDRRGRKPMLVLALTLMGVATAGIGLLPTYETIGIAAPVLLVLLRVLQGLAVGAQWGGAMLMATEYAPEGRRGLYGSLVQLGVPIGVVTANTVFLAAGALTGDAAFAGWAWRVPFLVGFLVLGLAWYIHTRVEETPEFRAAERALAAQEKERPRSPLRTVLRHQLGTVLLAGGSFAVNTATFYIVVTGVLDYATRELAMERSAVLTVSLCVSLTQLALIPAAAALSDRVGRLRVYAFGAAGLLVWAVPMFLLIDTASLLWLAAGTFVASCFLSIMYGPQAALFAELFSAETRYTGASLGYQIAAVLGGGLAPFLMVLLLEATGTSMSVAAYIMVLAVVALLSIKVLASRAAGAGRR
- a CDS encoding Zn-dependent alcohol dehydrogenase, whose amino-acid sequence is MVVRAAVLPAVGSPLEITGIELPEPGPGEVRVRLAAAGVCHSDLSLSDGTMRVPVPAVLGHEGAGTVLAVGPGVTHVAPGDEVVLNWAPSCGSCHHCAIGEVWLCVDALAGVGRVYAATEDGTPLHPGLNVAAFAEETVVPARCVLPVPDGVPLTDAALLGCAVLTGYGAVHHSARVREGESVVVVGVGGVGLAALQAARIAGAGPIVAVDVSPEKEALAKAAGATDFVVASDATAREVRGFTGGRGADVAVECVGRAATIRTAWDSTRRGGRTTVVGIGGKDQQVTFNALEIFHWGRTLSGCVYGNCDPARDLPVLADHVRAGRLDLGLLVTDRIGLADIPAAFDAMLAGKGGRALVVF